A window of Microcystis aeruginosa FD4 contains these coding sequences:
- a CDS encoding photosystem II high light acclimation radical SAM protein — protein MTQPQAQRILYVRLPCNPIFPIGVVYLSDHVHKLFPDIEQRIFDLGTVPPLDFNQALDRCVDEFRPTLLVFSWRDIQIYAPVGGRGGNPLQNAFEFYYAKNPLIKLRGALGGLKVTTAYYGELWRNQGLIRRGLQRARKYHSEARVIVGGGAVSVFYEQLKTKLPTGTIVSVGEGETLLEKFLSGRDFSDERCYVVGETTPRPRLIHESPTPLEKSACNYDYIASIWPEFSYYFQENDFYIGVQTKRGCPHNCCYCIYTVVEGKQVRINPAEEVVKEIRQLYDRGIRNFWFTDAQFIPARKFIDEAEELLEKILAAGMKDIRWAAYIRADNLTPKLCDLMVKTGMNYFEIGITSGSQELVRKMRMGYNLRTVLQNCRDLKAAGFNDLVSVNYSFNVIDETLETIRQTIAYHRELENIFGVDKVEPAIFFIGLQPHTHLEEYALKKEIIKPDYDPMSLMPWTAKKLLWNPEPLGSFFGEVCLQAWRQNPDDFGREVLKILEARLGKADLESALTAPIETKEKVLTAA, from the coding sequence ATGACTCAACCGCAAGCGCAACGCATCCTCTACGTTAGACTCCCCTGTAACCCCATTTTCCCTATCGGTGTCGTTTACCTTTCCGACCACGTTCATAAACTATTCCCCGACATCGAACAAAGGATTTTTGACCTTGGTACCGTCCCCCCCTTAGACTTTAACCAAGCCCTCGATCGCTGTGTTGACGAATTTCGGCCTACCCTGCTAGTATTCTCTTGGCGCGATATTCAAATATATGCCCCCGTCGGTGGTCGCGGTGGCAATCCCCTGCAAAACGCCTTTGAATTTTACTACGCTAAAAACCCCCTAATCAAGCTGCGAGGTGCTTTAGGAGGTTTAAAGGTGACAACCGCCTACTACGGCGAATTATGGCGCAATCAGGGACTAATTCGCCGAGGGTTGCAGCGGGCCAGAAAATACCACTCCGAAGCGCGAGTTATCGTCGGAGGTGGTGCCGTCAGTGTTTTCTACGAACAACTAAAAACCAAACTGCCCACAGGAACAATTGTATCAGTGGGAGAAGGGGAAACCCTGCTAGAAAAATTCCTCTCCGGCCGCGACTTTAGCGATGAACGTTGTTATGTCGTCGGAGAAACCACACCTAGGCCGCGTTTAATCCACGAATCCCCCACCCCGTTAGAAAAATCCGCTTGTAACTACGACTACATCGCCAGTATTTGGCCGGAATTTTCCTACTATTTCCAAGAAAACGACTTTTATATCGGGGTACAAACCAAGCGCGGCTGTCCCCATAACTGCTGCTACTGCATCTATACCGTCGTCGAAGGGAAACAAGTACGCATTAATCCCGCCGAGGAAGTAGTTAAGGAAATTCGCCAATTATACGACCGCGGCATTCGCAATTTCTGGTTTACCGATGCCCAATTTATCCCCGCCCGAAAATTTATCGACGAGGCAGAGGAACTATTAGAAAAAATCCTCGCCGCTGGGATGAAAGATATCCGTTGGGCTGCCTATATTCGTGCCGATAATCTCACCCCGAAATTGTGCGATTTAATGGTAAAAACAGGCATGAACTACTTTGAAATTGGTATCACCAGTGGCTCTCAGGAATTAGTCCGTAAAATGCGTATGGGCTATAATTTGCGGACAGTTCTGCAAAATTGTCGAGACTTAAAAGCGGCGGGTTTTAATGATCTGGTTTCAGTAAATTATTCCTTTAATGTCATTGATGAAACCCTGGAAACTATTCGTCAAACCATCGCCTATCATCGAGAATTAGAAAATATTTTTGGAGTCGATAAAGTGGAACCAGCCATCTTTTTTATCGGACTACAACCCCACACCCATCTAGAAGAATACGCCCTCAAAAAAGAAATTATTAAACCCGACTACGATCCCATGAGTTTAATGCCCTGGACAGCCAAAAAACTGCTCTGGAATCCTGAACCTTTGGGGTCATTCTTTGGCGAAGTTTGTCTGCAAGCATGGCGACAAAATCCCGATGATTTTGGACGAGAAGTGCTGAAAATTTTGGAAGCAAGACTAGGGAAGGCTGATTTAGAATCCGCTTTAACCGCACCGATAGAAACTAAGGAAAAGGTCTTAACTGCTGCTTAA
- a CDS encoding glycosyltransferase family 4 protein, with translation MKLLYTLTAYPPAIGGAQLHQHLLAQKLHQKHPIQVITHWNQNRTDWLLGTTLKAPQKSQNYTIDHIPVHQIGISLQDKLKLLPYLSIYYPLMSLALPKIADILESYLTNYAQDKDLIHNVRIGREGLSYASYNLAKKLDIPFVFTPVHHPRWLGWRYREYIKLYQLADAVITLTNSEKQILIQLGVKEDKIHTTGVGPILAANAYPEDFKQRYQINEPMVLFLGQHYPYKGYQQLLQAASQIWQKIPETKFVFVGPRLGNSEQIYARYQDPRIIRLGSVDLQTKTDALAACTLLCVPSTQESFGGVYTEAWSFAKPVIGCDIPAVAEVISQGVDGFLVPQESQAIAETICQVLLANNLAASLGMAGQRKVEEKFTWQRLAEKTEQIYRYLQAG, from the coding sequence ATGAAACTACTTTACACCTTAACAGCCTACCCCCCCGCCATCGGTGGAGCGCAACTGCATCAACATCTTTTAGCCCAAAAACTGCACCAAAAACACCCAATTCAAGTTATTACCCATTGGAACCAAAATCGCACGGATTGGCTGCTAGGAACTACCCTTAAAGCACCCCAAAAAAGTCAAAATTATACAATCGATCATATTCCAGTTCATCAAATTGGCATCAGTCTTCAGGATAAACTTAAACTGTTGCCTTATCTGTCTATATATTATCCCTTAATGTCTCTTGCTCTGCCCAAAATTGCCGATATTTTAGAGAGTTATTTAACTAATTATGCTCAAGATAAAGATTTAATTCATAACGTCAGAATTGGTCGCGAGGGACTCAGTTACGCTTCCTATAATCTCGCTAAAAAACTAGATATTCCCTTCGTTTTCACCCCTGTGCATCATCCCCGGTGGTTGGGATGGCGCTATCGAGAATATATTAAACTTTATCAATTAGCTGATGCGGTGATTACCCTAACCAATAGCGAAAAACAAATCCTGATTCAATTAGGAGTAAAAGAAGACAAAATTCATACCACTGGAGTCGGTCCAATTCTTGCCGCTAATGCCTATCCCGAAGATTTTAAACAACGTTATCAAATCAATGAACCGATGGTACTTTTTTTGGGGCAACACTATCCCTACAAAGGTTATCAGCAACTCCTGCAAGCAGCTAGTCAAATTTGGCAAAAAATCCCCGAAACGAAATTTGTTTTTGTCGGTCCACGCCTGGGCAATTCTGAACAGATTTACGCTCGATATCAAGACCCTAGAATTATTCGTTTAGGTAGTGTGGATTTACAGACCAAAACCGACGCTTTAGCTGCTTGTACTCTCCTCTGTGTGCCTTCAACCCAAGAAAGTTTTGGAGGAGTCTATACAGAAGCCTGGAGTTTTGCTAAACCCGTTATCGGTTGTGATATTCCTGCGGTTGCTGAGGTGATTTCTCAAGGGGTTGATGGCTTTTTAGTACCCCAAGAATCTCAAGCCATAGCAGAGACAATTTGTCAGGTATTATTAGCTAATAATTTAGCCGCTAGTCTCGGAATGGCTGGTCAAAGAAAAGTAGAAGAAAAATTCACTTGGCAACGACTAGCAGAAAAAACCGAGCAAATTTATCGATATTTACAAGCAGGGTAA
- a CDS encoding NAD(P)H-quinone oxidoreductase subunit 5 → MEPLYQYAWLVPVLPLVGATLVGAGLISFNEVTNRLRQVNAVLIISTLGASMVLSFALLWSQINGHAPYTQMIDWASAGNFHLKMGYTIDHLSALMSVIVTTVAFLVMIYTDGYMAHDPGYVRFYAYLSIFSSSMLGLVISPNLVQIYVFWELVGMCSYLLVGFWFTRPAAAEACQKAFVTNRVGDFGLLLGMLGLFWATGSFEFDIMGERLEELVSSGAIAGSLAALFAVLVFLGPVAKSAQFPLHVWLPDAMEGPTPISALIHAATMVAAGVFLIARMYPVFEPIPTAMTVIAWTGAFTAFLGASIALTQNDIKKGLAYSTISQLGYMVMAMGIGAYSAGLFHLMTHAYFKAMLFLGSGSVIHGMEDVVGHEPVLAQDMRMMGGLRKYMPITALTFLVGTLAICGIPPFAGFWSKDEILGLAFEANPALWLIGWGTAGLTAFYMFRMYFNTFEGEFRGTNKEIKRRLLANAGAIPAFGPGAMNVKQLDSEAQEEDNHGHHAHEPHESPITMTLPLMILAVPSLLIGLVGKPWQNFFEGFIHVPNEVVEEVHAFDWTEFLIMAGNSVGIALIGITVASLMYLQKKIDPATIAEKFPALYRFSLNKWYIDNLYDRVFVQGCRRLARQIMEVDYRVIDGAVNLTGLATLVSGEGLKYLENGRAQFYALIVFAAVLGLVIVYSLV, encoded by the coding sequence ATGGAACCGCTTTATCAGTACGCGTGGCTAGTTCCCGTCCTACCCTTGGTAGGCGCTACCCTAGTCGGCGCGGGCTTAATTTCCTTTAATGAAGTCACCAATCGTCTGCGACAGGTGAATGCTGTATTGATCATTTCTACCCTCGGCGCGTCGATGGTGCTGTCTTTTGCGCTGCTGTGGAGTCAAATCAATGGACACGCTCCCTATACCCAAATGATCGATTGGGCATCGGCGGGTAACTTTCACCTGAAAATGGGTTATACGATCGATCACCTCAGCGCTTTAATGTCGGTTATCGTCACCACCGTGGCCTTTTTGGTGATGATTTATACCGATGGTTACATGGCCCACGACCCCGGTTATGTGCGTTTTTACGCCTATCTGAGCATTTTTAGCAGTTCTATGCTCGGTTTGGTCATCAGTCCCAACCTCGTCCAGATCTACGTTTTCTGGGAATTGGTAGGGATGTGTTCCTATCTGCTGGTAGGTTTCTGGTTCACTCGTCCGGCGGCCGCCGAGGCCTGTCAAAAAGCCTTTGTTACCAACCGCGTCGGTGATTTTGGCTTATTACTAGGAATGCTGGGTCTTTTCTGGGCCACCGGCAGCTTCGAGTTTGATATCATGGGTGAACGTCTAGAGGAATTAGTCTCTTCTGGAGCCATTGCCGGCAGTTTAGCGGCATTATTCGCCGTTTTAGTCTTCCTTGGCCCCGTGGCCAAATCAGCCCAATTTCCCCTTCATGTCTGGCTACCGGATGCCATGGAAGGTCCGACCCCGATTTCGGCCCTGATTCACGCCGCCACCATGGTGGCCGCCGGAGTTTTCCTGATTGCCCGGATGTATCCCGTTTTTGAGCCAATTCCCACGGCGATGACGGTAATTGCTTGGACGGGCGCTTTTACTGCCTTTCTCGGGGCAAGTATCGCCCTCACCCAGAATGATATCAAAAAGGGTTTAGCCTATTCCACCATCTCCCAATTGGGTTATATGGTTATGGCTATGGGTATCGGCGCTTATAGTGCGGGGTTATTCCACCTGATGACCCACGCTTATTTTAAAGCGATGTTGTTCCTCGGTTCCGGTTCGGTCATCCACGGTATGGAGGATGTGGTCGGTCATGAGCCGGTTTTAGCCCAAGATATGCGGATGATGGGCGGTTTACGCAAGTATATGCCCATTACTGCCCTAACTTTCCTGGTAGGAACTCTGGCCATCTGTGGGATTCCTCCTTTCGCTGGTTTCTGGTCGAAGGATGAAATTCTCGGTTTAGCTTTTGAGGCGAACCCAGCTTTATGGTTAATCGGTTGGGGTACTGCCGGTTTAACAGCTTTTTATATGTTCCGGATGTACTTTAACACCTTTGAAGGGGAGTTTAGAGGCACTAATAAGGAGATTAAACGCCGACTGTTAGCCAATGCGGGTGCGATTCCGGCCTTTGGACCGGGGGCAATGAATGTTAAGCAATTGGACTCGGAAGCACAGGAAGAAGACAACCACGGCCATCATGCCCATGAACCCCACGAATCGCCAATTACTATGACTTTACCTCTCATGATTTTGGCGGTTCCCTCTTTGTTAATCGGTTTGGTGGGTAAACCTTGGCAGAATTTCTTCGAGGGTTTTATTCATGTTCCTAACGAAGTAGTGGAAGAAGTTCATGCTTTTGATTGGACAGAGTTTTTAATCATGGCGGGTAATTCGGTAGGGATTGCTTTAATCGGGATTACTGTCGCTTCTTTGATGTATCTCCAGAAGAAAATTGACCCCGCAACTATTGCCGAAAAATTCCCCGCTCTGTATCGTTTTTCCCTGAACAAGTGGTACATTGATAATCTGTATGATCGAGTTTTTGTCCAGGGTTGTCGTCGTCTCGCACGGCAAATTATGGAAGTGGATTATCGCGTTATCGATGGGGCAGTGAATTTAACTGGTTTAGCTACTCTTGTCAGTGGTGAAGGTCTCAAATACCTCGAAAATGGTCGCGCCCAATTCTACGCTTTAATTGTCTTTGCCGCAGTTTTGGGTTTAGTAATTGTCTATAGTCTGGTGTAG
- the cysK gene encoding cysteine synthase A, whose product MSKKWFADNSLSIGRTPLVRLNRIVGNSHATVLAKIEGRNPAYSVKCRIGAAMIWDAEQRGLLGPGKELVEPTSGNTGIALAFVAAAKGIPLTLTMPETMSLERRKLLLAYGANLVLTEGTKGMTGAVAKAAEIAASNPTRYVLLQQFRNAANPRIHEETTGPEIWQDTDGAIDILVSGVGTGGTITGVSRYIKKTQGKPILSVAVEPEASPILSQARAGQPLKSGPHKIQGIGAGFIPEVLDLSLVDGIETVANEEAILYAQRLAKEEGIISGISCGAAAAVAARLAEQPEHQGKTIVVILPDSGERYLSSILFQGVFNEQGFVA is encoded by the coding sequence GTGAGTAAGAAATGGTTCGCGGATAACAGTTTGTCGATCGGGCGGACTCCTCTAGTGCGCCTTAATCGAATCGTTGGCAACAGTCACGCCACGGTTCTGGCCAAGATTGAAGGTCGCAATCCGGCCTATTCGGTCAAATGTCGTATTGGTGCGGCCATGATCTGGGATGCAGAACAACGGGGATTATTAGGGCCGGGCAAAGAACTGGTGGAACCTACCAGTGGCAATACAGGCATTGCCCTAGCCTTTGTAGCCGCCGCTAAGGGGATTCCCCTCACCCTGACCATGCCTGAAACCATGAGCTTGGAGCGGCGCAAACTGTTGCTCGCCTATGGGGCCAATCTGGTGTTAACAGAAGGGACTAAAGGCATGACCGGAGCAGTGGCAAAGGCAGCAGAAATTGCCGCATCTAATCCCACTCGCTATGTGTTGTTGCAACAGTTCCGCAATGCGGCCAATCCCCGCATCCATGAGGAAACCACCGGCCCCGAAATTTGGCAGGACACAGATGGGGCGATCGATATTCTCGTGTCGGGTGTGGGAACGGGCGGAACCATTACGGGAGTTTCGCGCTATATCAAAAAAACCCAAGGAAAACCGATTTTATCGGTAGCGGTGGAGCCAGAAGCCAGCCCCATACTATCCCAAGCCCGGGCAGGTCAGCCCTTAAAGTCTGGCCCTCACAAAATTCAGGGCATTGGGGCGGGGTTTATTCCCGAAGTTCTGGATTTATCCCTCGTGGATGGGATTGAAACCGTTGCCAACGAAGAGGCCATTCTTTATGCCCAACGGTTGGCCAAGGAAGAAGGGATTATCTCTGGCATTTCCTGCGGTGCCGCCGCTGCCGTCGCCGCTCGCTTGGCAGAACAACCCGAACACCAAGGCAAAACCATTGTCGTGATTTTGCCAGATTCCGGAGAACGGTACTTGAGTTCCATCCTGTTCCAAGGGGTATTTAATGAGCAAGGGTTCGTGGCTTGA
- the epsC gene encoding serine O-acetyltransferase EpsC, whose amino-acid sequence MTSEYPSSSSALSQPPLSLALDEIIAQLSKPRGESFHSWSQSRSHFPLPSREALFRIVDRLRAVLFPYHFGNPDLGETSSRYFIGHTLNEVLQLLHHQVCREQWLLGSQLHLHADQIETHAQETVQAFATQLPHLKALLETDITAAYRGDPAARNLDEVLFCYPGVTAITYHRIAHALYRLDSPLLARIISEIGHSLTGIDIHPGASIGNSFFIDHGTGVVIGATTVIGDRVRLYQAVTLGAKSFPRDESGSLIKGQARHPIIEDDVVIYSGATILGRVTIGRGATIGGNVWLTRSVPPGGFISQAQLRQEMFDDGSGI is encoded by the coding sequence ATGACGAGCGAGTATCCGAGCAGTTCCAGCGCTCTCTCCCAACCGCCCCTGTCCTTGGCTCTCGATGAGATTATCGCTCAATTGTCCAAACCTCGTGGCGAGTCGTTCCACAGTTGGTCTCAATCACGAAGCCATTTCCCCTTGCCCTCCCGTGAGGCCTTATTTCGGATTGTCGATCGACTGCGTGCCGTTCTCTTTCCCTATCACTTTGGCAATCCCGATTTAGGCGAAACATCCAGCCGCTATTTTATCGGTCATACCCTCAATGAAGTCCTGCAACTGCTGCATCACCAAGTTTGTCGCGAACAGTGGTTGCTGGGGTCACAGTTGCACTTGCATGCAGACCAGATTGAGACGCACGCCCAAGAAACGGTACAAGCCTTTGCCACTCAATTACCCCATCTGAAAGCTCTACTGGAAACGGATATCACGGCGGCCTATCGAGGTGATCCGGCAGCCAGAAATTTAGATGAAGTATTGTTTTGTTACCCCGGGGTAACGGCAATCACTTATCACCGCATTGCCCATGCCCTGTATCGGTTGGACTCGCCGTTGTTGGCGCGGATTATCAGTGAAATTGGTCATTCCTTAACGGGGATTGACATTCACCCCGGTGCCTCGATCGGCAATAGTTTCTTTATCGATCATGGGACGGGGGTGGTGATTGGGGCCACCACGGTGATTGGAGATCGCGTGCGCCTTTACCAAGCGGTCACGCTCGGCGCGAAAAGCTTTCCCCGGGACGAATCGGGCAGTTTGATCAAAGGTCAAGCCCGTCATCCGATTATTGAAGATGATGTGGTGATTTACTCAGGTGCAACGATTCTCGGTCGGGTAACTATCGGTCGGGGCGCCACCATCGGTGGAAATGTTTGGTTAACCCGCAGTGTGCCGCCGGGGGGTTTTATCTCCCAGGCTCAACTACGACAGGAAATGTTTGATGACGGCTCTGGAATTTGA
- a CDS encoding family 2A encapsulin nanocompartment shell protein has translation MTYTQDHELQLALGDAAARQLANATKTVPQLLTISPRWFVRLLHWLPVEAGIYRLNKVRDASRVEVACSERDERELPETFVDYEETPREYFLSAVNTVLDVHTRVSDLYSSPHDQIHEQLRLTIETLKERQENELINNHEYGLLNNIVDSQKVQPRNGAPTPDDLDELLVKVWKEPAFFLAHPKAIAAFGREATRRGVPPATVSLFGSQFITWRGVPLIPSDKLAVNEQGKTNILLLRVGESRQGVVGLYQPNLPGQQGVGLSVRFMGISRKAIASYLVSLYCSLAVLTDDAAAVLENVDVNQYHIYDYD, from the coding sequence ATGACCTATACCCAAGATCATGAATTGCAACTGGCTTTGGGAGATGCTGCCGCTCGGCAGTTAGCCAATGCCACGAAGACCGTTCCTCAGTTATTGACCATTTCGCCCCGTTGGTTCGTTCGCCTCTTGCATTGGCTACCCGTTGAAGCGGGGATTTATCGTCTCAACAAAGTCAGGGATGCTTCCCGCGTTGAGGTGGCCTGCTCTGAACGAGATGAGCGGGAGCTGCCCGAAACCTTTGTGGATTACGAAGAGACCCCCCGGGAGTATTTCTTGAGTGCGGTGAATACGGTACTGGATGTTCACACTCGCGTGTCCGATCTCTACAGCAGTCCCCACGATCAGATCCATGAACAATTGCGCCTGACGATTGAAACGCTGAAGGAACGTCAAGAAAATGAGTTGATCAACAACCATGAGTACGGATTGCTCAACAATATTGTTGATTCCCAGAAAGTACAACCTCGCAATGGTGCGCCCACGCCAGACGATTTGGATGAGTTGCTGGTGAAGGTGTGGAAGGAACCGGCATTTTTCCTCGCCCATCCCAAAGCGATCGCGGCCTTTGGCCGAGAAGCAACCCGACGGGGTGTACCTCCTGCTACGGTGTCATTATTCGGGTCTCAGTTTATTACCTGGCGGGGCGTGCCTTTGATTCCTTCCGATAAGTTGGCCGTGAATGAACAAGGCAAAACCAATATTTTGTTATTGCGGGTAGGAGAAAGCCGTCAAGGGGTGGTCGGTCTCTATCAGCCCAATTTACCCGGTCAACAGGGAGTTGGCTTGTCGGTGCGATTTATGGGGATTAGTCGCAAGGCGATCGCCTCTTACCTAGTCTCCCTCTACTGTTCGTTGGCAGTGTTGACCGACGATGCGGCGGCCGTACTGGAGAACGTTGATGTCAACCAATACCACATCTACGACTATGACTAA
- a CDS encoding family 2A encapsulin nanocompartment cargo protein cysteine desulfurase, with the protein MSTNTTSTTMTNPELIPEKAGGNLPAVSPPTTAPTEVENISLNPLFQPEVFEHLAQTIIQELQRHDLKAGAAKGLSTEPGDLVPSTAATYPAAVGEQPIVPFDVAQGKPFAVPLATPSFYFIEELETKIPDLPAVVAKPGQLVQVPAIDPLFVPHASGRSVQRPSFFDVHTIRQDFPILQERVNGKPLIWFDNAATTQKPQAVIDRLVHFYSHENSNVHRAAHELAARSTDAYEAARDTVRRFLNASSANEIIFVRGTTEGINLVAKSWGQQTLQAGDEIVLTHLEHHANIVPWQQLAAQTGAKLRVVPVDDHGQILLAEYQQLLNSRTKLVAFSHVSNALGTITPAKQIIDLAHRVGAKVLLDGAQSVSHIPIDVQQLGCDWFVFSGHKVFGPTGIGVLYGQEDLLNATVPWQSGGNMIVDVTFERTVYQAAPTRFEAGTGNIADAVGLGTALDYVQQIGLATIANYEHELLEYATAGLATIPGLRLIGTATDKAAVLSFVLEGFDVEVIGQALNREGIAVRAGHHCAQPILRRFGLEATVRPSLAFYNTKAEVDALVAALERLQHE; encoded by the coding sequence ATGTCAACCAATACCACATCTACGACTATGACTAACCCCGAACTGATCCCTGAAAAGGCGGGGGGGAATCTACCCGCTGTATCCCCGCCCACGACTGCCCCAACTGAGGTCGAGAACATTTCTCTTAACCCCTTATTCCAACCTGAAGTTTTTGAGCATCTCGCCCAGACGATAATTCAAGAACTACAACGGCACGACCTTAAGGCCGGGGCGGCGAAGGGGTTGAGTACAGAGCCGGGTGATCTGGTGCCATCCACCGCAGCAACCTACCCAGCTGCTGTGGGCGAACAGCCCATAGTTCCCTTCGACGTAGCTCAGGGTAAACCCTTCGCTGTACCCTTAGCCACCCCCTCTTTCTACTTCATCGAAGAGTTAGAAACAAAAATCCCCGACCTTCCGGCGGTAGTGGCCAAACCGGGCCAGCTTGTTCAAGTCCCAGCGATCGATCCCCTTTTTGTCCCCCATGCCAGCGGGCGAAGCGTTCAACGACCTAGCTTCTTTGATGTTCATACCATTCGCCAGGATTTTCCCATCCTGCAAGAACGGGTCAATGGCAAACCACTGATCTGGTTCGACAATGCCGCAACAACTCAAAAGCCCCAAGCAGTCATCGATCGCCTCGTTCATTTCTATAGCCATGAAAATTCCAATGTGCATCGTGCGGCCCATGAATTAGCGGCTCGCTCCACCGATGCTTACGAAGCGGCCAGAGATACGGTACGCCGTTTTCTCAATGCCTCATCTGCCAACGAAATCATTTTCGTGCGGGGGACAACGGAAGGCATTAATCTGGTGGCAAAAAGCTGGGGACAACAAACCCTGCAAGCGGGGGATGAGATTGTCCTCACCCATCTAGAACATCATGCCAATATTGTGCCTTGGCAGCAGCTAGCTGCCCAAACGGGAGCAAAACTGCGGGTTGTCCCCGTGGATGACCACGGGCAGATTTTACTGGCAGAGTACCAACAATTACTCAACTCTCGCACAAAACTGGTGGCCTTTTCCCATGTTTCCAATGCCTTGGGAACCATTACCCCCGCCAAACAAATCATTGACTTAGCCCATCGGGTCGGGGCCAAAGTCTTGTTAGATGGCGCTCAATCGGTTTCCCACATTCCGATCGATGTTCAACAATTAGGCTGTGATTGGTTCGTCTTTTCTGGGCATAAAGTCTTTGGTCCGACAGGGATCGGGGTACTTTATGGTCAAGAAGACCTGTTGAATGCCACGGTTCCCTGGCAAAGCGGCGGCAACATGATCGTGGATGTGACGTTTGAGCGCACCGTGTATCAGGCGGCTCCCACTCGCTTCGAGGCCGGAACGGGCAATATTGCCGATGCCGTTGGCCTAGGGACGGCCTTGGATTATGTTCAGCAGATTGGTTTGGCCACCATTGCCAATTACGAGCATGAACTTCTGGAGTATGCCACTGCGGGACTAGCAACCATTCCGGGGTTGCGTTTGATTGGGACGGCAACCGATAAGGCCGCCGTGCTTTCCTTTGTGCTGGAGGGATTTGATGTGGAAGTCATCGGACAGGCCCTGAACCGGGAAGGGATTGCCGTGCGGGCAGGCCATCACTGCGCTCAACCCATTCTGCGACGCTTTGGTCTAGAGGCAACGGTGCGCCCTTCCTTGGCCTTCTACAATACTAAAGCCGAGGTGGATGCGCTGGTGGCTGCGTTGGAACGTTTGCAACACGAATAA
- the plsY gene encoding glycerol-3-phosphate 1-O-acyltransferase PlsY, with protein sequence MLIPILISLSILLLSYLLGSIPTGYLIGKYSKGIDIRDYGSGSTGATNVLRTLGKSAGATVLLIDMLKGMAAVALVRGLYFMDVNPLPESWYYWLIIGAGLGAVIGHSKSIFLNFSGGKSVATSLGVLLVMNPLVAFGTFASFLVMLALFRIVSLGSIIGALVVNILMVVLGQPLPYILFSLMAGIYVIVRHQGNIKRLLAGTEPKIGQKVQQSSEVS encoded by the coding sequence ATGCTTATTCCGATTCTTATCAGTCTTAGTATCTTGCTTTTATCCTATCTACTCGGTTCGATTCCCACGGGTTATTTAATCGGTAAATACAGCAAAGGTATCGATATTCGTGACTATGGTTCTGGTTCCACTGGGGCCACCAATGTGTTGAGAACTCTGGGAAAATCTGCCGGGGCGACGGTGTTATTAATTGATATGTTGAAAGGAATGGCGGCGGTGGCCCTGGTACGAGGACTATATTTTATGGATGTCAATCCTCTCCCAGAAAGTTGGTATTACTGGTTAATTATCGGGGCAGGATTGGGGGCAGTCATCGGTCATAGTAAATCGATTTTCTTGAATTTTAGCGGTGGTAAATCCGTCGCCACCAGTTTAGGGGTTTTATTAGTGATGAATCCCCTAGTGGCTTTCGGAACTTTTGCTAGTTTTTTAGTTATGCTCGCACTTTTCCGGATTGTTTCTTTAGGTTCGATTATCGGGGCGCTGGTGGTGAATATTTTAATGGTTGTTTTGGGTCAACCTCTCCCCTATATTTTATTTAGTTTGATGGCGGGAATCTATGTGATTGTTCGTCATCAGGGTAATATTAAAAGATTGTTGGCAGGGACGGAACCGAAAATAGGTCAGAAAGTACAGCAATCATCGGAAGTAAGTTAA